A stretch of Pueribacillus theae DNA encodes these proteins:
- the nadE gene encoding NAD(+) synthase, giving the protein MEKKVNFLVDWLREKVNESKMNGLLVGVSGGIDSAVVAFLIKRAFPDNSLGVIMPVKSTSSDRDDALQVIQKAELDYIDIDLSEAHEVLFHAINNKLKEKNALNEQKMQMGDANLRARIRMSTLYAIANNYGYLVCGTDNAAEWYTGYFTKYGDGGVDINPLIHLKKGQVREMASYLGVPDSVVSKAPSAGLWEGQTDETELGTTYAAIDAFLDGKEIPEKDKAIINKLHEITEHKRNTPAIPPNF; this is encoded by the coding sequence GTGGAGAAGAAGGTAAATTTTTTAGTGGATTGGCTTCGGGAGAAAGTGAACGAATCGAAAATGAACGGATTGCTTGTCGGGGTAAGCGGTGGGATTGATTCGGCGGTTGTTGCCTTTTTAATTAAGCGTGCATTCCCTGACAACTCGCTCGGTGTCATTATGCCTGTCAAAAGCACGTCATCTGACCGGGATGACGCCCTTCAAGTAATTCAAAAAGCAGAGTTGGATTACATTGATATCGATTTATCGGAAGCCCACGAAGTTCTTTTTCATGCAATCAATAACAAGTTAAAAGAAAAGAATGCATTAAATGAGCAAAAGATGCAAATGGGTGATGCCAATTTAAGGGCAAGGATTAGAATGAGCACGCTTTATGCGATTGCCAATAATTATGGTTATCTTGTTTGCGGAACGGATAATGCAGCTGAATGGTATACAGGCTACTTTACAAAATATGGCGATGGCGGTGTGGACATAAATCCACTCATTCATTTGAAAAAAGGACAAGTCCGTGAAATGGCATCCTATTTAGGGGTCCCTGATTCCGTTGTATCGAAAGCACCAAGTGCCGGGCTTTGGGAAGGCCAGACAGACGAAACAGAATTAGGTACAACATATGCTGCGATTGATGCATTTTTGGACGGTAAAGAGATTCCTGAAAAAGATAAAGCAATTATAAACAAGCTTCACGAAATAACAGAGCACAAAAGAAATACGCCTGCAATCCCTCCAAATTTTTAG
- the ruvB gene encoding Holliday junction branch migration DNA helicase RuvB — MTVDDSFEYSLRPTTLNQYIGQEKVKENLQIFIEAAKMRNETLDHVLLYGPPGLGKTTLSTIIANEMGVNVRTTSGPAIERQGDLAAILTALEPGDVLFIDEIHRLHRSVEEVLYPAMEDFCLDIVIGQGETARSLRIDLPPFTLIGATTRAGYLSAPLRDRFGVMSRLEYYTESELTLIVKRTAEIFSTEIEESAAIEIATRSRGTPRIANRLLRRVRDFAQVKGNGKITLKLAVESLERLQVDRLGLDQIDHKIITGIITKFKGGPVGLDTIASTIGEESQTIEDVYEPYLLQIGFLQRTPRGRVVTEQAYRHFNMEVPE; from the coding sequence ATGACAGTCGATGACTCATTTGAATATAGCTTAAGGCCAACAACGTTAAACCAGTATATCGGACAAGAAAAGGTAAAGGAAAATTTGCAGATTTTTATTGAAGCGGCAAAAATGCGCAATGAAACACTTGATCACGTACTTTTATACGGCCCGCCTGGACTTGGTAAGACAACCCTTTCAACGATTATCGCGAATGAGATGGGTGTAAATGTCAGAACGACATCAGGGCCTGCAATTGAGAGGCAAGGTGACCTCGCAGCCATCTTAACGGCGCTTGAACCTGGTGACGTGCTTTTCATTGACGAAATCCACCGGCTCCATCGATCCGTCGAGGAAGTGCTTTATCCGGCTATGGAAGACTTTTGTCTTGATATTGTTATCGGCCAGGGGGAAACGGCTCGCTCACTGCGCATTGACTTGCCACCATTTACGCTGATCGGAGCAACGACAAGGGCGGGGTACCTTTCCGCACCTCTTCGTGATCGTTTCGGTGTGATGAGCAGGCTTGAATATTATACGGAAAGCGAGCTTACATTAATTGTAAAGCGAACCGCTGAAATTTTTTCAACTGAGATTGAAGAGTCGGCAGCCATCGAAATTGCGACTAGGTCGAGAGGGACACCGCGGATTGCCAATCGGCTTCTTCGCAGGGTAAGGGATTTTGCACAAGTAAAGGGCAATGGCAAAATTACGCTGAAACTGGCTGTCGAGTCGCTTGAACGATTACAAGTTGATCGTTTAGGGCTCGACCAAATTGACCATAAAATAATAACAGGGATTATTACGAAGTTTAAAGGTGGGCCAGTTGGACTGGACACCATTGCATCGACAATTGGAGAAGAGTCGCAAACCATTGAAGACGTTTATGAACCTTATTTGCTGCAAATTGGTTTTCTGCAGCGGACACCGAGAGGAAGAGTGGTAACGGAGCAGGCGTATCGCCATTTTAATATGGAGGTGCCGGAGTAA
- a CDS encoding YhcN/YlaJ family sporulation lipoprotein: protein MKKIALTISTMMLAGGLAACNTNDDNAFNDRYDNNTRPIGYYTDDNDNTRRGWIGNGDNNANRNNNDRRGWFGNGNNNGNGTGFGNNNDGRGLVGTNDDANRRQSPFMDRDDQVNNRNEGPITDMMDRDDHDQLGNNPQNNNRRGTMENRGNVGYYDGTDGKLARKVSDRVKDLKGVQDARTIVYGDQIIIGVDTKNDNDRDVDRQVRNAVRDIVQTRNVTVVSDDDDMFNRIRTVDTNLRNGNGMDEVQSDINAILDDLGDAISRPFQNNR, encoded by the coding sequence ATGAAAAAGATTGCATTAACGATATCCACAATGATGTTAGCCGGAGGGCTTGCGGCATGTAACACGAATGACGACAACGCCTTTAACGATAGATACGATAACAACACAAGGCCTATCGGTTATTATACGGATGACAATGACAACACCAGGCGTGGTTGGATAGGCAACGGCGATAACAATGCCAATCGAAATAACAACGATCGGCGAGGCTGGTTTGGTAATGGCAATAACAATGGGAATGGAACCGGTTTTGGCAATAATAATGATGGGCGAGGATTAGTTGGTACGAACGATGATGCGAACCGAAGACAAAGCCCTTTCATGGATCGCGACGATCAAGTGAACAACCGGAATGAAGGCCCAATAACTGACATGATGGATCGGGATGACCATGACCAACTCGGAAACAACCCTCAAAACAACAACCGAAGAGGAACAATGGAAAACCGTGGAAATGTTGGTTACTATGACGGCACAGATGGAAAACTTGCACGTAAAGTATCTGATCGCGTAAAAGATCTTAAAGGCGTTCAAGATGCTCGAACAATTGTCTATGGCGACCAAATCATTATCGGTGTAGACACGAAAAACGATAACGACAGAGATGTTGACAGACAAGTCCGCAACGCTGTCCGTGACATCGTCCAAACGCGAAATGTTACAGTTGTCTCTGATGACGATGATATGTTTAACCGAATTCGTACAGTAGACACGAATTTGCGCAACGGAAACGGGATGGACGAAGTTCAGTCTGACATTAATGCAATTTTGGATGACCTAGGTGATGCGATTTCACGTCCTTTCCAAAACAATAGATAA
- a CDS encoding YetF domain-containing protein, producing the protein MKMTTILLRTVIMYFFILLIYRLMGKREIGQLSVIDLVVSIMLAELAVVALENPDKPLMNTVLPMILLAIIQIIMAYLSLKSQKLRELMDGKPSVLIDKGKINEKEMKKQRYNFNDLLSQLREKDISKLQDVEFAILEPSGTLSVIKKNDEHSDGERDYIMPLPLILDGKIQEEHLARINKTSFWLRQQLRKLGYRDIKKISYCSMDGPNTFFIDLMDE; encoded by the coding sequence TTGAAAATGACGACAATTTTGCTTAGAACGGTCATCATGTATTTTTTCATCTTGTTGATTTACCGGCTAATGGGAAAAAGGGAAATTGGACAATTAAGTGTCATTGATCTCGTCGTATCCATTATGCTTGCTGAATTAGCGGTTGTCGCTTTGGAAAATCCGGATAAGCCGCTGATGAATACGGTATTGCCAATGATCTTATTGGCGATCATTCAAATCATAATGGCCTATCTTTCACTAAAAAGCCAAAAATTAAGAGAATTAATGGATGGCAAGCCCTCCGTTCTTATTGATAAAGGTAAAATTAATGAAAAAGAAATGAAAAAACAGCGTTATAACTTTAATGATTTACTTTCACAGTTGCGTGAAAAAGATATATCGAAACTACAAGACGTAGAATTCGCCATTCTTGAACCATCAGGAACTCTTTCCGTCATTAAAAAAAATGATGAGCATTCTGATGGAGAGCGGGATTACATTATGCCGCTTCCACTTATTCTTGATGGAAAAATACAAGAAGAGCATCTGGCACGAATAAACAAAACTTCTTTCTGGTTAAGGCAGCAATTAAGAAAACTTGGCTACCGGGATATAAAAAAAATTTCTTACTGTTCTATGGACGGGCCAAACACATTTTTTATTGATCTTATGGATGAATAA
- a CDS encoding YebC/PmpR family DNA-binding transcriptional regulator encodes MAGHSKWKNIQHRKNTQDAKRGKIFMKLAREIYVAAKNGGGDPETNSALRLVIEKARTHNMPNDNIERAIQKATGGQDDTQYDEITYEGYGPGGIAVMVKVLTDNRNRSAAEVRHAFTKNGGNLGENGCVAFMFERKGLLMIDKNVEADEEEIMLQAIEAGADEVESEENGMIIYTEPDHLESVKEALEAEGIQFVTSEVTMIPQTTTTPSEEDAMKMQKLIDMLEDYDDVQDVYHNMD; translated from the coding sequence ATGGCAGGACATTCAAAGTGGAAAAACATTCAACATCGAAAAAATACGCAAGATGCCAAAAGAGGAAAAATTTTCATGAAGCTTGCAAGGGAAATTTATGTAGCAGCGAAAAATGGCGGGGGAGATCCCGAAACAAACTCCGCTTTGCGCCTTGTTATTGAAAAAGCACGAACGCATAACATGCCAAACGATAATATTGAACGAGCCATTCAAAAAGCGACTGGCGGCCAGGACGACACCCAGTATGATGAAATTACATACGAGGGCTATGGGCCTGGAGGGATTGCGGTCATGGTAAAAGTGCTTACAGATAATCGAAATCGATCAGCAGCCGAAGTACGCCACGCCTTTACAAAAAATGGCGGCAATCTTGGAGAGAATGGCTGTGTTGCTTTCATGTTTGAACGGAAAGGTTTATTAATGATCGATAAAAATGTTGAAGCAGATGAAGAAGAAATAATGCTTCAAGCGATTGAAGCTGGGGCTGATGAAGTGGAGTCAGAAGAAAACGGAATGATTATTTATACAGAGCCGGATCATCTGGAGTCCGTAAAAGAGGCATTGGAGGCGGAAGGGATTCAATTTGTCACCTCTGAAGTTACGATGATTCCTCAAACAACAACAACCCCCAGTGAAGAAGATGCAATGAAAATGCAAAAACTAATTGATATGCTTGAAGATTATGATGACGTTCAAGACGTGTACCATAATATGGATTAA
- the queA gene encoding tRNA preQ1(34) S-adenosylmethionine ribosyltransferase-isomerase QueA, with amino-acid sequence MDVTDFDFNLPEELIAQTPLRERTASRLMVVDPLSEKIAHRQFTDLVDLLHPGDCLVLNDTRVLPARLIGLKSDTGAKVEVLLLKQIEGDKWSTLAKPAKRVKEGTVITFGDGRLKATCTAEGENGGREFEFHFEGIFYEVLEELGEMPLPPYIKEQLDDKERYQTVYARHKGSAAAPTAGLHFTKELLKTLEEKGIHIAYLTLHVGLGTFRPVSAEVVEEHKMHAEFYQLSEGTAALLTNVRENGGRIIAVGTTTTRTLETITAMNHGKFKADAGWTDIFIYPGFTFQAIDGMITNFHLPKSSLMMLVSALAGRELIMDAYQQAIEARYRFFSFGDAMLILEGSMKS; translated from the coding sequence ATGGACGTTACAGATTTTGATTTCAACTTACCAGAGGAACTGATTGCACAAACGCCATTAAGAGAACGTACAGCATCAAGATTAATGGTTGTTGATCCTCTTTCTGAAAAAATTGCGCATCGACAATTTACTGATCTTGTTGACTTGCTGCATCCCGGTGATTGCCTTGTCTTAAACGATACAAGAGTATTGCCTGCAAGGTTGATTGGCCTGAAAAGTGATACAGGTGCAAAGGTGGAAGTGCTTCTCTTGAAGCAAATCGAGGGCGACAAATGGAGCACGCTCGCCAAACCTGCAAAACGGGTTAAAGAAGGGACTGTCATCACGTTTGGTGATGGCAGGCTGAAGGCTACTTGTACTGCCGAAGGAGAAAATGGCGGGAGGGAATTTGAATTTCACTTTGAGGGCATTTTTTATGAAGTGCTGGAGGAACTCGGAGAAATGCCGCTTCCGCCTTATATTAAAGAGCAGCTTGACGACAAGGAGCGCTACCAAACTGTCTATGCCCGGCACAAAGGCTCGGCGGCCGCGCCAACTGCAGGGCTCCATTTTACGAAGGAATTGCTAAAAACTTTGGAGGAAAAAGGGATCCATATTGCGTATCTTACGCTTCATGTTGGCTTAGGTACGTTTCGCCCAGTTTCGGCGGAAGTGGTGGAAGAACATAAAATGCATGCTGAGTTTTACCAATTGTCGGAAGGCACAGCAGCTTTATTAACGAATGTTCGGGAAAATGGCGGGCGAATTATCGCTGTTGGTACAACAACAACGAGAACATTGGAGACGATAACGGCTATGAACCATGGGAAATTTAAAGCTGATGCCGGATGGACTGATATTTTTATTTATCCCGGGTTTACATTCCAAGCAATTGACGGTATGATCACAAATTTTCATTTGCCAAAATCATCATTAATGATGTTAGTATCAGCGTTGGCGGGGAGAGAACTGATTATGGATGCCTATCAACAAGCAATTGAAGCAAGGTACCGTTTTTTTAGTTTTGGGGATGCGATGTTAATTTTGGAAGGAAGTATGAAATCTTGA
- the yajC gene encoding preprotein translocase subunit YajC — protein MEGYGGFITLILMFAVLYFILIRPQQKRQKEMNQMHSNLKKGDKIVTIGGLHAIIDAIDEDTIVLRAGDGSKLTYDRRAVREVVSES, from the coding sequence ATGGAAGGATACGGTGGGTTTATTACGCTCATTTTAATGTTTGCTGTTCTTTATTTCATTTTAATCCGTCCACAGCAAAAGCGGCAAAAAGAAATGAACCAAATGCACAGCAATTTAAAGAAAGGCGATAAGATTGTAACAATTGGCGGGTTGCATGCCATTATTGATGCGATTGATGAAGACACAATCGTTCTTCGCGCCGGTGATGGTTCAAAGCTTACTTACGATCGCAGGGCGGTCCGAGAAGTGGTAAGTGAATCGTAA
- a CDS encoding TIGR04086 family membrane protein, with product MRRLAQAIGYGLIFTFAIILAVSFILSFILHFTSVTESSLSWIIIAITFAALFIGGFVAGGKAGESGWMLGGMTGLAYVAIILMIQFLGFDMMFDVKQVLFHLAYMLTAAFGGIIGVNVIGKNA from the coding sequence TTGCGAAGACTGGCGCAGGCAATTGGATATGGGTTAATTTTTACTTTTGCCATCATATTAGCCGTAAGCTTTATCTTATCTTTCATCCTTCATTTTACTTCAGTTACAGAAAGTTCATTATCTTGGATCATTATAGCGATTACATTTGCTGCACTATTTATTGGCGGATTTGTTGCGGGGGGGAAAGCTGGGGAATCCGGCTGGATGTTAGGAGGCATGACCGGGCTTGCGTATGTAGCGATCATTTTAATGATTCAGTTTCTCGGTTTTGATATGATGTTTGATGTAAAGCAAGTTCTTTTCCATCTTGCATATATGCTTACAGCCGCTTTTGGGGGGATAATCGGGGTAAACGTCATTGGAAAAAATGCATAA
- the ruvA gene encoding Holliday junction branch migration protein RuvA, whose protein sequence is MFEFFVGEIDDVHPEYIVVETNGIGYRIICPNPFIYKNIKDKVKIYTYHYVREDASLLYGFQSREEKALFSKLISVSGIGPKGGLAILAAGEPNQVITAIENEDEAFLMKFPGVGKKTSRQIILDLKGKLGDLANVSNHTLFNEQDREIAVERNPLNEALEALRALGYAEREIKKVVPKLKNEQLTTDAFVKKALQLLIQQ, encoded by the coding sequence TTGTTCGAATTTTTTGTTGGCGAAATCGATGATGTCCACCCTGAGTATATTGTGGTGGAAACAAATGGAATTGGCTATCGAATCATTTGCCCAAATCCATTTATTTATAAAAACATAAAAGATAAGGTAAAAATATATACTTACCATTATGTGCGTGAAGATGCATCATTATTGTACGGTTTTCAATCAAGGGAAGAGAAAGCTCTTTTTTCTAAATTGATCAGCGTATCTGGCATTGGGCCGAAAGGCGGGTTAGCCATTCTAGCAGCCGGAGAACCTAATCAGGTGATAACAGCAATTGAAAATGAAGATGAAGCATTTCTTATGAAATTTCCAGGCGTGGGCAAAAAGACTTCGAGGCAAATTATTCTTGATTTAAAAGGCAAGCTTGGGGATTTGGCCAACGTAAGCAATCATACTTTATTTAATGAACAAGACCGAGAAATCGCAGTTGAAAGGAATCCGTTGAATGAAGCTCTTGAAGCGCTTCGTGCGTTAGGCTATGCAGAGAGGGAAATTAAAAAGGTGGTTCCAAAATTAAAAAATGAACAATTAACGACAGATGCTTTTGTGAAGAAAGCCCTTCAATTGTTAATTCAGCAATGA
- the safA gene encoding SafA/ExsA family spore coat assembly protein, with translation MKIHIVQKGDTLWKIAEKYNVNFEELKNMNTQLSDPNMLMPGMKIKVPTGGMHVKKHKKEAPIIKEQPTKHVPMPPPVPKKFYDESPESPEGFHPMPEVNIPINQPAPLPVMQAPTPMPCGCPPMMPPPPPVPCGCQPVMPPCPHPMPGMVHGMGYPAYGNVMMPPGPVMGEMEMNDESSSFMPSPDYHHHMGTQGMPYAPYYGGYEMGGQGNPHMYGNPQPYYYGGQQMHGYSPMMPGYSQAPLFPGYGSNPYGMESSYMGHYRESENEEKSNDDDDTI, from the coding sequence TTGAAGATCCATATCGTACAAAAAGGGGATACACTTTGGAAAATTGCCGAGAAGTATAATGTAAATTTTGAAGAACTTAAAAATATGAATACCCAGCTTAGCGACCCAAATATGCTTATGCCAGGTATGAAGATTAAAGTGCCAACAGGCGGCATGCATGTGAAAAAACATAAAAAAGAGGCCCCAATTATAAAAGAACAACCAACAAAACATGTCCCGATGCCACCACCAGTGCCAAAAAAGTTCTATGACGAATCACCAGAGTCGCCGGAAGGTTTTCATCCAATGCCTGAAGTCAATATACCGATTAACCAACCTGCTCCATTACCGGTGATGCAGGCGCCGACCCCAATGCCTTGTGGTTGTCCGCCGATGATGCCACCTCCGCCTCCAGTGCCTTGCGGATGTCAGCCTGTTATGCCGCCATGTCCTCATCCAATGCCGGGAATGGTTCACGGGATGGGGTACCCGGCTTACGGGAACGTGATGATGCCGCCTGGACCTGTTATGGGAGAAATGGAAATGAATGACGAATCATCAAGCTTCATGCCAAGTCCGGATTATCATCATCATATGGGAACACAAGGAATGCCGTATGCTCCATATTACGGCGGTTATGAAATGGGAGGCCAAGGTAATCCCCATATGTACGGAAACCCACAGCCATATTATTATGGTGGACAGCAAATGCATGGCTATTCTCCAATGATGCCAGGCTATTCACAAGCACCATTGTTCCCTGGCTATGGATCTAACCCGTATGGCATGGAAAGTTCGTACATGGGGCATTACCGGGAGTCGGAAAATGAAGAGAAGTCGAATGATGATGATGACACAATTTAA
- a CDS encoding phosphotransferase produces the protein MKRSRMMMMTQFNNEKRGDLYNNRLFSSLLSQKGLTITQIHHIKENVLLLETDKDKKILKGFRSKRELFFQFYFINTLNRRSPDSFIAFEYFPDGNIFFKYNHRYWGLMTFVNGEQLHFAKKQDQRDAFYAVRHFHKMNQGMEAIQNTRYYIGLIEHYESRLRFFTQAVPYLPDQSRGMFNEILNWGNYSLTLLSQEPIKEMEAQAIQELHWIHGDLADHNFIRSHDKQVFLIDFDLVAIAPQPYDDLQLSHRILVNNGWDIQELLTCIPTLEHLLCERWFLCALLFPNDLIREWKHWFNGRLQINKQSLLEYSERQFTLRSPVVREIIHMLD, from the coding sequence ATGAAGAGAAGTCGAATGATGATGATGACACAATTTAATAATGAGAAAAGAGGCGATTTGTACAATAATCGTCTCTTTTCTTCTCTATTGTCTCAAAAAGGGCTTACTATTACTCAAATTCATCACATAAAAGAAAATGTATTGTTGCTCGAAACGGATAAAGATAAAAAGATTTTAAAAGGATTTCGCTCAAAACGAGAACTTTTCTTTCAATTTTATTTTATAAATACATTAAATCGAAGATCTCCGGATTCCTTTATCGCATTTGAATATTTTCCAGATGGCAACATTTTTTTTAAATATAATCATCGGTATTGGGGTTTGATGACATTTGTTAATGGAGAGCAGCTTCATTTCGCAAAAAAACAAGACCAACGTGACGCTTTTTATGCAGTGAGGCACTTTCATAAAATGAATCAAGGCATGGAGGCGATTCAGAATACCCGTTATTATATAGGGTTGATTGAGCATTATGAATCAAGGCTTCGTTTCTTTACACAGGCCGTCCCATATCTGCCCGATCAATCACGCGGAATGTTTAATGAGATACTTAACTGGGGAAATTATTCTTTAACGCTGTTGTCACAGGAACCGATCAAGGAAATGGAAGCGCAAGCGATACAAGAATTGCATTGGATCCACGGTGATCTTGCTGATCACAATTTTATTCGCAGTCATGACAAACAAGTTTTTCTCATCGACTTTGATCTCGTTGCAATCGCCCCCCAGCCCTATGACGATTTACAGCTTTCACATCGTATTCTTGTCAATAATGGCTGGGATATACAAGAACTGCTTACTTGCATTCCAACATTAGAACACCTCTTGTGTGAACGGTGGTTTCTATGTGCGCTTCTTTTTCCGAATGATCTAATTAGGGAATGGAAGCATTGGTTTAATGGGCGCCTGCAAATCAATAAGCAATCTTTATTGGAATATAGTGAAAGGCAGTTTACGCTACGATCACCTGTAGTCCGGGAAATCATTCATATGTTAGACTAA
- a CDS encoding DUF2905 domain-containing protein, whose product MEFSKIFIVLGIAFLVIGFVMQFIGKLPGDIVIKKGNTTFYFPIVTSIVASIVLSLIFYFIGKFK is encoded by the coding sequence ATGGAGTTTTCCAAAATTTTTATCGTTTTGGGGATAGCTTTCTTAGTCATCGGTTTCGTTATGCAATTTATCGGTAAGCTTCCCGGTGACATCGTCATAAAAAAAGGAAATACAACGTTTTATTTCCCAATCGTTACCTCAATTGTTGCGAGCATCGTTCTTTCATTGATATTTTATTTTATAGGGAAATTTAAATAA
- the tgt gene encoding tRNA guanosine(34) transglycosylase Tgt yields MTAIQYELIKTCKQSGARLGRLHTPHGTIETPIFMPVGTLATVKTMSPEELEEIGAQIILSNTYHLWLRPGHDIVQEAGGLHQFMNWDHPILTDSGGFQVFSLSDLREIEEEGVRFRNHLSGEKLFLSPERAVEIQTALGADIIMAFDECPPYPATYEYMKTSVERTSRWAERCLAAHKNVERQGLFGIVQGGEFKELRKQSAEELVSLDFPGYAIGGLSVGEPKPTMNRILEFTTPLLPENKPRYLMGVGSPDSLIDGAIRGIDMFDCVLPTRIARNGTCMTSTGRLTVRNAEYARDFRPLDEECDCHVCKTYTRAYIRHLIKTNETFGFRLTTYHNLHFLLKLMENVRRAIAQDCLLDFKEEFFERYGFYKPDAKNF; encoded by the coding sequence TTGACAGCGATACAGTATGAATTAATCAAAACGTGTAAACAGTCTGGAGCACGGCTTGGCAGGCTGCACACGCCGCACGGTACGATCGAAACACCTATTTTTATGCCTGTAGGCACGCTAGCAACGGTAAAAACGATGAGCCCGGAGGAACTCGAAGAAATCGGCGCCCAAATCATTTTAAGCAACACATACCATTTGTGGTTAAGGCCTGGGCATGACATCGTTCAAGAAGCGGGTGGGCTTCATCAATTTATGAATTGGGACCATCCCATTTTAACAGATTCCGGGGGTTTCCAAGTTTTTAGTTTAAGCGATTTACGTGAAATTGAAGAAGAAGGTGTGCGCTTTCGCAACCATTTAAGCGGGGAAAAATTATTTCTGTCGCCTGAACGGGCTGTCGAAATTCAAACTGCTCTCGGCGCGGATATTATCATGGCGTTTGATGAATGCCCGCCGTATCCTGCAACGTATGAGTATATGAAAACGTCTGTTGAAAGGACGAGCCGTTGGGCGGAACGTTGTCTCGCTGCCCATAAAAACGTCGAGCGGCAAGGGCTGTTCGGCATCGTCCAGGGCGGTGAATTTAAAGAGCTTCGGAAACAAAGCGCAGAAGAGCTTGTCTCTTTAGATTTCCCCGGCTATGCGATTGGCGGATTGTCAGTAGGGGAACCGAAGCCGACCATGAATCGCATCCTTGAATTTACGACGCCACTTCTGCCTGAGAATAAGCCGAGATATTTAATGGGAGTCGGTTCTCCTGATTCGCTGATTGACGGTGCGATCCGCGGAATTGATATGTTTGATTGCGTTCTTCCAACAAGGATTGCCCGGAATGGGACATGTATGACATCAACTGGCAGATTAACGGTCAGAAATGCGGAATATGCCCGTGACTTCAGGCCGCTCGATGAGGAGTGCGACTGCCATGTTTGCAAGACATACACAAGGGCCTATATTCGCCATTTAATAAAAACGAATGAAACATTCGGATTTCGATTAACAACTTACCATAATCTTCATTTTCTGTTAAAATTAATGGAGAATGTCCGACGGGCTATCGCCCAGGATTGCCTGCTTGATTTTAAAGAAGAATTTTTTGAGCGTTATGGATTTTATAAGCCAGACGCTAAAAACTTTTAA
- a CDS encoding BofC C-terminal domain-containing protein, which yields MGKPMKFFYIVASIMIFHIVFLSETAEAGFQSHEKTIEVQLVRSYLDGEKSVEVVNMTVESMENLLEIFEGWQLIEQNGKQFTFHKEIQDISPLLKTNGYFGLSEDGILTIYEGKPKEDNAIQSFYQLNIDKLESKMANELKAGIPIKSKKNYLSWINELKRFEK from the coding sequence ATGGGTAAACCAATGAAGTTTTTTTATATTGTTGCATCCATCATGATTTTTCATATCGTTTTTTTAAGTGAAACTGCTGAAGCAGGTTTTCAAAGCCATGAAAAAACGATCGAAGTCCAATTGGTAAGATCCTATCTGGACGGCGAAAAAAGTGTAGAAGTTGTAAACATGACAGTGGAATCAATGGAAAATTTGCTGGAAATTTTTGAAGGCTGGCAGCTTATTGAACAGAATGGGAAACAGTTTACATTTCATAAAGAAATTCAAGACATATCGCCTCTACTGAAAACAAATGGCTATTTCGGATTATCCGAGGATGGAATTTTAACGATTTATGAAGGAAAGCCAAAAGAAGACAATGCGATTCAATCCTTTTACCAGCTAAATATTGATAAGCTCGAAAGCAAAATGGCAAATGAGCTAAAAGCAGGAATTCCGATTAAGTCAAAAAAGAACTACTTGAGCTGGATAAATGAATTAAAACGATTTGAAAAATAA